In one window of Nocardia brasiliensis DNA:
- a CDS encoding TIGR03842 family LLM class F420-dependent oxidoreductase → MDIGVVLQCTPPASRVVELARQAETHGFSHVWTFDSHLLWQEPYVIYSQILAATRKVTVGPMVTNPATRDWTVTASTFATLNDMFGNRTVCGIGRGDSAVRTLGGKPSNLATLREAIEVIRELGNGRSARVDDKIVRFPWAGSSRLEVWVAGYGPRALDLTGEVADGFILQLADPDITAWTIARVRAAAERAGRDPGAVRICVAAPAYVTDGSAEALAHARDQCRWFGGMVGNHVADIVAKYGTGSDVPAALTEYIAGRQGYDYNQHGRAGNAHAEFVPDAIVDRFCLLGTPDDQLARLRELEKLGVDQFAVYLQHDAKSATLEAYGESVLPRLAHPVIATEGA, encoded by the coding sequence ATGGACATCGGTGTGGTGCTGCAATGCACACCGCCCGCCTCCCGGGTGGTCGAACTGGCCAGGCAGGCCGAAACGCACGGCTTCTCCCATGTCTGGACCTTCGACTCGCACCTGCTGTGGCAGGAGCCCTACGTCATCTACAGCCAGATCCTGGCGGCCACCAGGAAGGTCACCGTCGGCCCGATGGTGACCAACCCGGCCACCAGGGACTGGACGGTGACCGCGTCGACCTTCGCCACGTTGAACGACATGTTCGGCAACCGCACGGTGTGCGGGATCGGCCGCGGTGACTCCGCGGTCCGTACGCTCGGCGGCAAGCCGAGCAACCTGGCGACGCTGCGCGAGGCCATCGAGGTGATCCGGGAACTCGGCAACGGGCGCAGCGCCAGGGTCGACGACAAGATCGTGCGGTTCCCCTGGGCCGGGAGTTCCCGGCTCGAGGTGTGGGTAGCCGGATACGGCCCGCGCGCACTGGATCTCACCGGCGAGGTGGCCGACGGGTTCATCCTGCAACTGGCCGATCCGGACATCACCGCCTGGACCATCGCCAGGGTGCGTGCCGCAGCAGAACGGGCCGGTCGTGATCCTGGCGCGGTGCGAATCTGTGTCGCCGCACCGGCTTACGTCACCGATGGTTCGGCCGAGGCACTGGCCCACGCCCGCGACCAGTGCCGGTGGTTCGGTGGCATGGTCGGCAACCACGTGGCCGACATCGTCGCGAAATACGGGACGGGCAGCGATGTTCCGGCCGCGCTCACCGAATACATCGCGGGCAGGCAGGGTTACGACTACAACCAGCACGGTCGCGCGGGCAATGCGCACGCCGAGTTCGTACCCGACGCCATCGTGGACCGCTTCTGCCTGCTCGGCACCCCCGACGATCAGCTCGCGCGCCTGCGCGAACTGGAGAAGCTCGGCGTCGATCAGTTCGCGGTCTATCTGCAGCACGACGCGAAGTCGGCCACGCTAGAGGCGTACGGCGAATCGGTGCTGCCCCGGCTGGCGCACCCGGTGATCGCCACGGAGGGCGCTTGA
- the hydA gene encoding dihydropyrimidinase — translation MTLTFIHGGTVVSATGSQPLDVLVDGETIAAVLQPGTTTLGADLAATADVVIDATGKYVIPGGVDGHTHMQMPFGGTEASDTFETGTRAAAWGGTTTIVDFVVQTPGERLQDTLGAWHQKADGKCAIDYGFHQIIGAVNDESLQGMRELVSEGVTSFKLFMAYPGVFYSTDGQILRAMQAAGDLGALLMMHAENGIAIDVLVEQSIARGDTAPYFHGTSRPWQLEEEATHRAIMLAQLTGAPLYVVHVSAKQALEQIATARGNGQNVFGETCPQYLYLSLEEQLGAPGFEGAKWVCSTPLRSRAEGHQDELWRYLRTGDVTTVSTDHCPFCMKDQKELGLGDFSKIPNGIGGVEHRMDLMFQGVKSGRITLERWVEVCCTTPARMFGMYPRKGVISPGADADIVVYDPNGHTSIGLGKAHHMNMDYSAYEGFEIDGHVDTVLSRGRVIVDAGAYLGSAGHGRFVKRGLSQNLI, via the coding sequence ATGACTCTGACCTTCATCCACGGTGGCACGGTGGTCTCGGCCACCGGCTCGCAGCCGCTCGATGTGCTGGTGGACGGCGAAACCATTGCCGCCGTGCTGCAACCGGGCACCACTACCCTCGGCGCGGATCTCGCCGCCACCGCCGACGTCGTCATCGACGCGACCGGCAAATACGTGATTCCCGGTGGCGTGGACGGGCACACCCACATGCAGATGCCGTTCGGCGGCACCGAGGCCTCCGACACCTTCGAGACCGGCACCCGCGCGGCCGCCTGGGGCGGCACCACCACGATCGTCGACTTCGTGGTGCAGACGCCGGGGGAGCGGTTGCAGGACACGCTCGGCGCCTGGCACCAGAAGGCCGACGGGAAGTGCGCGATCGACTATGGCTTCCACCAGATCATCGGGGCGGTGAACGACGAATCCCTCCAGGGGATGCGCGAATTGGTGTCCGAGGGCGTCACCAGTTTCAAGCTGTTCATGGCCTACCCCGGCGTCTTCTACTCCACCGACGGCCAGATCCTGCGCGCCATGCAGGCGGCGGGCGATCTCGGCGCGCTGCTGATGATGCACGCGGAGAACGGCATCGCGATCGACGTGCTGGTCGAACAGTCCATCGCCCGCGGCGACACCGCTCCGTACTTCCACGGCACCAGCAGGCCGTGGCAGCTGGAGGAGGAGGCCACCCATCGCGCGATCATGCTGGCGCAGTTGACCGGTGCCCCGCTGTACGTGGTGCACGTGTCGGCCAAGCAGGCGCTGGAGCAGATCGCCACCGCACGGGGCAACGGCCAGAACGTCTTCGGCGAGACCTGCCCGCAGTACCTGTATCTCTCGCTCGAAGAACAGTTGGGCGCACCGGGTTTCGAGGGCGCCAAATGGGTGTGCTCGACGCCGCTGCGGTCCAGGGCCGAAGGGCACCAGGACGAGCTGTGGCGCTACCTGCGCACCGGCGACGTCACCACGGTCAGCACCGACCACTGCCCGTTCTGCATGAAGGACCAGAAGGAGCTGGGCCTCGGCGATTTCAGCAAGATCCCGAACGGTATCGGCGGCGTGGAACATCGGATGGACCTGATGTTCCAGGGCGTCAAGAGCGGCCGGATCACGCTGGAGCGCTGGGTCGAGGTCTGCTGCACCACGCCCGCGCGGATGTTCGGCATGTATCCACGCAAGGGCGTGATCAGTCCGGGCGCCGACGCCGACATCGTGGTCTACGACCCGAACGGGCACACCAGTATCGGGCTCGGCAAGGCCCATCACATGAACATGGACTATTCGGCGTACGAGGGGTTCGAGATCGACGGGCACGTCGACACCGTGCTCTCGCGCGGCCGGGTGATCGTCGACGCGGGCGCGTATCTGGGCAGCGCCGGACACGGCCGATTCGTTAAACGCGGCCTGTCGCAGAACCTGATCTGA
- a CDS encoding glycosyltransferase family 39 protein, with translation MTEVALHREPRPDMREPLPPFAFAGVGAIALAATIGLIAALDRYGFFGDELYFVSAGRRLAPSYADQGPLLPAIARLMDLIAPGSVVAQRIPALLVTIAAIVLSAQIAREFGGSRTAQVLTAAAYATSPFLLVQGTQLATNTIDTALWVLISWLLIRWVRTRRDALLLWAALATAVDMQVKWLIPFFWVAVAIGVLCYGPRELLRRPALWSGAALVLLVTVPSLLWQAAHGWPQLRLGAVIAQEQATIGGRYAWLPLALIMAGLLGALLLSYGIVVLFRWEPLRQYRFLALLPIVLAVVFIVTDGRPYYAVGCYAAIMAAGAVHWTAHWARWRTVVTIPVVVLSAGIVYFSLPFTPESEIEPARSDADVGLNLSIYGRNGWPELATSTATAFDALPESVRAHTVLIADSYWQAAALDVFGPGHELPAVYSPNRGFGYFGTPPDTATTVVWVGGAEADLRALFESVTPIGRADVRLGIPGLTRDTTIWRCDGPRVPWSQNWPNMLRLD, from the coding sequence ATGACTGAGGTTGCGCTGCACCGTGAACCACGGCCCGATATGCGAGAGCCGCTGCCGCCGTTCGCCTTCGCCGGTGTCGGTGCGATCGCGTTGGCCGCGACGATCGGGCTGATCGCCGCGCTGGACCGATACGGGTTCTTCGGTGACGAGCTGTATTTCGTCTCCGCGGGGCGTCGCCTCGCCCCCAGCTACGCCGATCAGGGGCCGCTGTTGCCCGCGATCGCGCGGCTGATGGACCTGATCGCCCCGGGATCGGTGGTGGCGCAGCGTATTCCGGCGCTGCTGGTCACGATCGCCGCGATCGTGCTCAGCGCGCAGATCGCCAGGGAATTCGGCGGCTCCCGCACTGCGCAGGTGCTCACCGCCGCCGCCTACGCGACCTCGCCGTTCCTGCTCGTGCAGGGTACGCAGTTGGCCACCAATACGATCGACACCGCGCTGTGGGTGCTGATCAGCTGGTTGCTCATCCGCTGGGTGCGCACCAGGCGGGACGCGTTGCTGCTGTGGGCGGCGCTGGCCACCGCGGTGGACATGCAGGTGAAATGGCTGATCCCGTTCTTCTGGGTCGCCGTCGCGATCGGCGTGCTGTGCTATGGCCCGCGCGAGCTGTTGCGCAGGCCCGCGCTGTGGTCGGGTGCGGCGCTTGTGCTGCTCGTGACGGTGCCGAGTCTGCTCTGGCAGGCGGCTCACGGGTGGCCGCAGCTGCGGCTCGGCGCGGTGATCGCGCAGGAGCAGGCCACCATCGGCGGCCGCTACGCCTGGTTGCCGCTGGCGTTGATCATGGCGGGCCTGCTGGGCGCGCTGCTGCTGAGCTATGGAATCGTGGTGTTGTTCCGCTGGGAACCGTTGCGGCAGTATCGGTTTCTGGCATTGCTGCCGATCGTGCTCGCCGTGGTGTTCATCGTGACCGACGGCAGGCCGTACTACGCGGTCGGGTGCTACGCCGCGATCATGGCCGCGGGCGCGGTGCACTGGACCGCGCATTGGGCGCGCTGGCGCACCGTCGTCACGATCCCGGTGGTCGTGCTCTCCGCGGGCATCGTCTACTTCTCGCTGCCGTTCACCCCGGAGTCCGAGATCGAACCGGCGCGTAGCGATGCGGACGTGGGCTTGAATCTCTCGATCTACGGCAGGAACGGCTGGCCCGAGCTCGCCACCTCGACCGCGACCGCGTTCGATGCGCTGCCCGAGTCGGTGCGGGCGCACACGGTGCTCATCGCCGATTCCTATTGGCAGGCAGCCGCGCTCGACGTGTTCGGGCCGGGACACGAGCTGCCCGCCGTCTACAGTCCCAACCGTGGCTTCGGCTACTTCGGCACCCCGCCCGACACGGCGACCACGGTTGTCTGGGTGGGCGGCGCGGAAGCCGACCTGCGCGCGCTGTTCGAGTCGGTGACGCCGATCGGCCGCGCGGACGTCCGCCTCGGTATTCCGGGCCTCACCCGGGACACGACCATCTGGCGATGCGACGGCCCGCGCGTGCCGTGGTCCCAGAATTGGCCGAACATGTTGCGACTGGACTGA
- a CDS encoding class I SAM-dependent DNA methyltransferase — MVDEVFTDARLAALYDLFSPADERADLAFYLPLIMRARSVLDLGCGTGALLHRARAAGHRGRLCGLDPAPGMLEVARRRTDIEWVLGDATALHGWRRQFDLVVMTGHAFQALVGDDELRSTVATVAAVLDATGSFVFETRNPAAREWETWHRRYSGEVADEAGALVRCVCEVVRPVRGDTVSCTHTFRSSGWARPHVSHSTLRFLGPAALGELLSGAGLRVAAQFGDWDGRPLSDRGPEIITVARHSAPRGSSGHDGGGVPGDAATAFGAI; from the coding sequence ATGGTCGACGAGGTATTCACCGATGCCCGGCTCGCGGCACTGTACGACCTGTTCAGCCCGGCGGACGAGCGCGCGGATCTCGCGTTCTACCTACCGCTGATCATGCGGGCACGGTCCGTGCTCGACCTCGGCTGCGGCACCGGCGCCCTGCTGCACCGCGCTCGCGCGGCCGGGCACCGGGGTCGACTCTGCGGCCTGGACCCGGCGCCGGGCATGCTCGAGGTGGCCCGGCGGCGGACCGACATCGAATGGGTGCTGGGCGACGCAACGGCCCTGCACGGGTGGCGTAGGCAATTCGACCTCGTCGTGATGACCGGGCACGCGTTCCAAGCCCTGGTCGGCGACGACGAGTTGCGGTCCACCGTGGCGACGGTCGCGGCGGTGCTCGACGCGACCGGGAGTTTCGTCTTCGAGACCCGCAATCCGGCCGCGCGCGAATGGGAGACGTGGCATCGACGGTACTCGGGGGAGGTGGCCGACGAGGCCGGTGCGCTCGTGCGGTGCGTGTGCGAGGTCGTGCGGCCGGTGCGCGGCGATACCGTCTCGTGCACGCACACCTTCCGGAGTTCGGGCTGGGCGCGGCCGCACGTGAGCCACTCGACGCTGCGGTTTCTCGGCCCGGCGGCGCTGGGTGAGCTGTTGTCCGGCGCAGGATTGCGCGTCGCCGCACAGTTCGGCGACTGGGATGGGCGCCCGCTCTCCGACCGTGGCCCGGAGATCATCACGGTCGCAAGGCATTCGGCACCGCGTGGCTCGTCCGGACATGACGGTGGCGGCGTCCCGGGGGACGCCGCCACTGCCTTCGGCGCGATCTAG
- a CDS encoding ABC transporter ATP-binding protein has product MTAKARPAVATAAPDGADEQVGTTDLAEHCARRLAAVELGHVGKIFGAGSVTALSDVSLTVAAGEFVSLIGPSGCGKSTLLRIIADLEQPSSGTVTVHGKSARQARLDQDYGIAFQQSGLLDWRTVQANVELPLELHKVPRAERRSRSAELLEMAGLSEFAKRYPAELSGGMQQRVAIVRALAPKPSLLLMDEPFGALDEMTRERMQTELLRIAGETEAAVVFVTHSIPEAVFLSDRVVVMSPRPGRITEIVPTGGWGRRDAAAAADDVRSSAAFFEAVAAVREALRGGSADPGAVAGRDVR; this is encoded by the coding sequence TTGACCGCCAAAGCAAGACCGGCCGTCGCGACCGCGGCGCCGGACGGGGCGGACGAGCAGGTGGGTACCACCGATCTCGCCGAACACTGCGCGCGGCGCCTGGCCGCGGTCGAACTGGGTCACGTGGGCAAGATCTTCGGCGCCGGGTCGGTCACCGCGCTGTCGGACGTCTCACTGACCGTCGCCGCCGGCGAATTCGTCTCGCTGATCGGCCCGTCCGGGTGCGGTAAGTCGACGCTGCTACGGATCATCGCCGACCTGGAGCAGCCGAGCAGCGGTACCGTGACCGTGCACGGCAAGAGCGCACGGCAGGCCAGGCTCGATCAGGACTACGGCATCGCCTTCCAGCAGTCCGGCCTGCTCGACTGGCGCACCGTACAGGCCAATGTGGAGCTGCCGCTCGAGCTGCACAAGGTGCCGCGGGCCGAACGCCGCTCGCGCAGTGCGGAATTGCTGGAGATGGCCGGGCTGTCCGAGTTCGCCAAGCGCTATCCCGCCGAGCTGTCCGGCGGCATGCAGCAGCGGGTGGCGATCGTGCGGGCGCTGGCGCCCAAGCCGTCGCTGCTGCTGATGGACGAACCGTTCGGCGCGCTCGACGAGATGACGCGCGAGCGGATGCAGACCGAACTGCTGCGCATCGCGGGGGAGACCGAGGCGGCGGTGGTGTTCGTGACGCACTCCATCCCGGAGGCGGTGTTCCTGTCCGATCGGGTGGTGGTGATGTCGCCGCGGCCGGGCCGGATCACCGAGATCGTGCCGACCGGCGGATGGGGCCGCCGCGACGCCGCGGCGGCGGCTGACGATGTGCGGTCCAGCGCGGCGTTCTTCGAGGCCGTGGCCGCGGTGCGGGAGGCGTTGCGCGGCGGGTCGGCCGATCCGGGGGCGGTCGCGGGACGGGACGTGCGGTGA
- a CDS encoding ABC transporter permease: MKGRWVRAGYAVVVFALVVGVWELVKFAVPERGVSIGAQRVLPRTGDAALPHVWSVVTVLGERDGTGTVGTTLVRTAGFTLGLALLALAIGAVVGVLLAVLMQRFAWVERGLLPYIIVSQTVPLIALAPLVAGWGGKIVIAGEPWRPWMSIAVIASYLAFFPVAVGMLRGLQAPAKASVELLHSYSASWWETLVHLRFPAAVPHLLPALRLAAAASVIGAVVAEISTGTAGGIGRQIIVFSQQATGDASRLFAAVLAAALLGVVITAVVGLIELALRRYSRPPGSVDATGPGR; encoded by the coding sequence ATGAAGGGTCGATGGGTACGCGCCGGTTACGCGGTTGTCGTGTTCGCCCTGGTGGTCGGCGTCTGGGAGCTGGTGAAGTTCGCGGTTCCCGAGCGCGGTGTGAGCATCGGCGCGCAGCGGGTCCTGCCGCGCACGGGTGACGCGGCGCTGCCGCACGTGTGGTCGGTGGTGACGGTGCTCGGTGAGCGCGACGGCACGGGCACGGTCGGCACGACCCTGGTGCGCACGGCGGGATTCACCCTGGGACTGGCCCTGCTCGCGCTCGCGATCGGGGCCGTGGTCGGGGTGCTGCTCGCCGTGCTGATGCAGCGTTTCGCCTGGGTGGAGCGCGGCCTGCTGCCCTACATCATCGTCTCGCAGACGGTTCCGTTGATCGCGCTCGCGCCGCTGGTGGCCGGGTGGGGCGGCAAGATCGTGATCGCGGGCGAGCCGTGGCGGCCGTGGATGAGCATCGCGGTGATCGCGTCGTATCTGGCGTTCTTCCCGGTGGCGGTCGGCATGCTGCGCGGCTTGCAGGCACCGGCGAAGGCCTCGGTGGAGCTGCTGCACAGCTATTCGGCGAGCTGGTGGGAAACGCTGGTGCACTTGCGCTTTCCCGCCGCGGTGCCGCACCTGCTGCCGGCCCTGCGCCTGGCCGCCGCCGCGTCGGTGATCGGTGCCGTGGTCGCCGAGATCTCCACGGGCACGGCGGGCGGCATCGGTCGCCAGATCATCGTCTTCTCGCAGCAGGCCACCGGCGACGCGTCGCGCCTGTTCGCGGCGGTCCTGGCCGCGGCGCTGCTCGGTGTGGTGATCACCGCCGTGGTCGGGCTCATCGAACTGGCGCTGCGCCGCTACAGCAGACCACCGGGCTCGGTCGACGCGACAGGGCCGGGTCGGTGA
- a CDS encoding ABC transporter permease, which translates to MTAAWKALPSWRTVLPPLLFGVGGLALWQLVTTVAGVPSFLLPTPSAIAREFTANFDRILDASRATGANALLGLLVGGVLGIVAAMLAVRFHPVDGLLTPLAAAAAAIPIVALAPLLNSMYSTTTDTPRRMVVTIVVFFPMFVSTARGLRQVPQVHTDLMTSYAAGGWQITRTVRLPAALPHLFTGLRIAAPGAVIAAVIAEYFGGLQNGLGSRITSAAANTAYPRAWAYVVGAMLVGLLFLAAVLLLELLTRRPRTTLWRTP; encoded by the coding sequence GTGACGGCGGCCTGGAAGGCGCTGCCGTCCTGGCGAACGGTGCTGCCGCCGTTGCTGTTCGGGGTCGGCGGACTGGCGCTGTGGCAGCTGGTCACCACCGTGGCCGGGGTGCCGTCGTTCCTGCTGCCTACGCCGAGCGCGATCGCGCGCGAGTTCACCGCGAACTTCGACCGCATCCTCGACGCCTCGCGCGCCACCGGCGCCAACGCCTTGCTCGGTCTGCTGGTCGGCGGTGTGCTCGGCATCGTGGCCGCGATGCTCGCCGTCCGGTTCCACCCGGTGGACGGACTGCTCACGCCGCTCGCCGCGGCGGCGGCCGCGATACCGATCGTCGCTCTTGCCCCTCTGCTGAATTCGATGTACTCGACGACGACGGACACCCCGCGCCGGATGGTGGTCACCATCGTGGTGTTCTTCCCGATGTTCGTCAGCACGGCGCGTGGTCTGCGGCAGGTGCCGCAGGTGCACACCGACCTGATGACCTCCTATGCCGCGGGCGGCTGGCAGATCACCCGCACCGTGCGGCTGCCCGCCGCGCTGCCGCACCTGTTCACCGGCCTGCGCATCGCCGCGCCCGGTGCGGTGATCGCGGCCGTCATCGCCGAGTACTTCGGCGGCCTGCAGAACGGGCTCGGCAGCAGGATCACCTCGGCCGCGGCCAACACCGCCTATCCGCGGGCATGGGCCTACGTGGTCGGCGCCATGCTCGTCGGCCTGCTGTTCCTCGCCGCCGTCCTGCTCCTCGAACTACTCACCCGCAGACCCCGCACCACCCTCTGGAGAACACCATGA
- a CDS encoding peptidylprolyl isomerase: protein MSSEVQGRQSDSGKHGSRFGVPRALLRMAGVAAVAAALAAFASGGVSAQTWNVRTQAPAQCGEAAVAPNGKQWPAEPGMAIDAGATYRATLQTNCGTVQLDLEAAAAPRTVNSFAFLSAEQYFDHTKCHRLTTAGIYVLQCGDPQGNGMGGPGYRFPDENLAGATYPAGTVAMANAGPNTNGSQFFLVYQDSQLPPNYTPFGRVTAGMDVLASVAAAGTQGGADGAPANDVVLESVTTTRD, encoded by the coding sequence GTGAGCAGCGAAGTCCAGGGGCGGCAGAGCGACAGCGGAAAGCACGGATCGCGGTTCGGGGTACCGCGCGCATTACTACGGATGGCCGGCGTGGCGGCGGTCGCGGCCGCGCTCGCGGCCTTCGCCAGCGGCGGCGTCTCCGCGCAGACCTGGAATGTCCGGACACAGGCCCCCGCCCAGTGCGGGGAGGCTGCGGTGGCGCCGAACGGCAAGCAGTGGCCCGCCGAACCCGGCATGGCCATCGACGCAGGCGCGACCTATCGGGCGACGCTCCAAACGAACTGCGGCACCGTGCAACTCGACCTGGAAGCGGCGGCCGCACCGCGCACGGTCAACTCGTTCGCGTTCCTGTCCGCCGAACAGTACTTCGACCACACCAAGTGTCATCGGCTGACCACGGCAGGCATCTACGTGCTGCAATGCGGTGACCCGCAGGGCAACGGGATGGGCGGCCCCGGCTACCGGTTCCCGGACGAGAACCTGGCGGGTGCGACCTATCCGGCGGGCACGGTCGCGATGGCGAACGCGGGGCCGAACACCAACGGCAGCCAGTTCTTCCTCGTCTACCAGGACAGCCAGCTGCCGCCGAACTACACGCCGTTCGGCCGCGTCACCGCGGGCATGGACGTGCTGGCGTCGGTGGCCGCGGCGGGCACACAGGGCGGCGCGGACGGTGCGCCTGCCAACGATGTCGTGCTCGAATCCGTAACCACCACACGCGACTAG
- a CDS encoding PLP-dependent aminotransferase family protein → MSDLNPHLADRSVGNQRAVTGAGLFLAELPDRTAAGIAAAVSRLVRSGELAPGTRLPTVREVAREWKVSPATVNQAWRALAAAGVIVARGRAGTFVNARHAGPAAVTGGRYQRLHPPSYSAFRIDLARGTPDPELLPDLGAALRHLTGDGAGDLGADYLGEAVLPELAAKVRADWPFRAERLAILDGALDAVDRILTAHVRFGDAVAVEDPCFPPFLDLLAGLGARPVPVRMDESGPLPDELARAVADHGVTTLILQPRAQNPTGVSLTARRARELADVLQDTDTLVLEDDHSAGIAAAPLRSLGSRLPRRTVHIRSYSKSHGADLRLAAVGGPADLLDPVLERRMLGAGWTSRLLQRVLLSMLEDDHAVHAVTAARAEYRRRSAELRRALARRGVVVPRPDGINLWLPVADENAAMISLAAAGIKAAPGGPFVVGAHPPTDHLRITTAPLTDADIDWLAAELAAATTAVPTYRRSRRP, encoded by the coding sequence GTGAGCGACCTGAATCCGCACCTCGCAGACCGTTCGGTCGGAAACCAACGCGCGGTGACGGGGGCCGGGTTGTTTCTCGCTGAGCTGCCCGATCGGACGGCGGCCGGGATCGCGGCGGCGGTGAGCCGGTTGGTCCGATCCGGTGAGCTGGCGCCGGGCACGCGACTCCCGACGGTGCGGGAGGTGGCCCGGGAATGGAAGGTCTCCCCCGCGACGGTGAATCAGGCGTGGCGGGCGCTGGCAGCCGCGGGGGTGATCGTGGCGCGGGGCCGGGCAGGCACATTCGTGAACGCGCGACACGCCGGTCCGGCGGCCGTGACCGGCGGACGCTATCAACGGCTGCATCCACCGTCCTACAGCGCTTTTCGGATCGATCTCGCGCGGGGCACGCCCGATCCCGAGCTGCTGCCTGACCTCGGTGCGGCGCTGCGGCACCTGACCGGGGACGGGGCAGGCGACCTCGGCGCCGACTATCTCGGTGAGGCGGTGCTACCGGAACTGGCCGCGAAGGTGCGGGCGGACTGGCCCTTTCGGGCCGAGCGGTTGGCGATCCTCGACGGCGCGCTGGACGCGGTCGATCGCATACTGACCGCGCATGTGCGATTCGGGGACGCGGTGGCGGTCGAAGATCCCTGCTTCCCACCGTTTCTCGACCTGCTCGCCGGACTCGGGGCGCGACCCGTTCCGGTGCGGATGGACGAATCCGGGCCGCTGCCCGACGAACTCGCCCGCGCGGTCGCCGACCACGGTGTGACGACGCTGATCCTGCAACCGCGGGCACAGAACCCTACAGGTGTGTCGCTCACCGCGCGGCGCGCCAGGGAACTCGCCGACGTACTGCAGGACACCGACACCCTGGTGCTCGAAGACGACCACTCCGCCGGAATCGCCGCCGCCCCACTGCGTTCGCTCGGCAGCAGGCTCCCCCGGCGCACCGTGCACATTCGCTCGTATTCGAAATCCCATGGCGCCGATCTGCGTTTGGCCGCCGTCGGCGGGCCCGCCGACCTGCTCGATCCGGTGCTCGAACGCCGCATGCTCGGCGCGGGCTGGACGAGCAGGCTGCTGCAGCGGGTACTGCTCAGCATGCTCGAGGACGACCACGCGGTGCACGCCGTCACCGCCGCACGCGCCGAATACCGCAGGCGCTCGGCCGAACTGCGCCGTGCCCTGGCCCGCCGCGGCGTCGTGGTCCCCCGCCCCGACGGTATCAATCTGTGGCTGCCGGTCGCCGACGAGAACGCCGCGATGATCTCGCTCGCCGCCGCGGGCATCAAGGCCGCCCCCGGCGGCCCCTTCGTCGTCGGCGCGCACCCGCCGACCGATCACCTCCGCATCACCACCGCCCCGCTCACCGACGCCGACATCGACTGGCTGGCCGCCGAACTCGCCGCGGCGACCACCGCCGTACCCACCTACCGCCGCAGCCGCCGTCCCTGA
- a CDS encoding nitrilase-related carbon-nitrogen hydrolase has product MGIVRAALVQTNWTGDKESMIKAHEDYARQAAAQGAKVICFQELFYGPYFCQLQDAKFYEYAESVPGPTTDRFAALARELGMVMVLPVYEQEQPGLLYNTAAVIDADGTYLGKYRKHHIPHVNGFWEKFYFRPGNLGWPVFDTAVGKVGVYICYDRHFPEGWRALGLAGAEIVFNPSATSRGLSAYLWKLEQPAAAVANEYYIGAINRVGIEEYGDDDFYGTSYFVDPEGKFVGEVASDTAPELVIRDLDLDLIKTVRDRWAFYRDRRPDAYGPLVAP; this is encoded by the coding sequence ATGGGAATCGTTCGAGCGGCGCTCGTCCAGACCAACTGGACCGGCGACAAAGAGTCCATGATCAAAGCGCATGAGGATTACGCACGGCAGGCGGCCGCGCAGGGCGCGAAGGTGATCTGCTTCCAGGAGTTGTTCTACGGCCCGTACTTCTGCCAGTTGCAGGACGCGAAGTTCTACGAGTACGCGGAGTCGGTGCCGGGTCCGACCACGGACCGATTCGCCGCGCTGGCAAGGGAATTGGGCATGGTGATGGTCCTGCCGGTGTACGAGCAGGAACAGCCGGGCCTGCTGTACAACACCGCGGCGGTGATCGACGCCGACGGTACGTATCTCGGCAAGTACCGCAAACATCATATTCCGCATGTCAACGGGTTCTGGGAGAAGTTCTACTTCCGTCCCGGCAATCTCGGCTGGCCGGTGTTCGATACCGCGGTCGGCAAGGTCGGCGTCTATATCTGTTACGACCGACATTTCCCGGAGGGCTGGCGGGCGCTCGGCCTGGCCGGCGCGGAGATCGTGTTCAATCCGTCCGCGACCTCGCGCGGCCTGTCGGCGTATTTGTGGAAACTGGAGCAGCCCGCCGCCGCGGTGGCCAACGAGTACTACATCGGCGCGATCAACCGGGTCGGCATCGAGGAGTACGGCGACGACGACTTCTACGGCACCAGCTATTTCGTCGATCCGGAGGGGAAGTTCGTCGGCGAGGTGGCCTCCGACACCGCGCCGGAGCTGGTCATCCGCGATCTGGACCTCGACCTGATCAAGACGGTGCGCGACCGGTGGGCCTTCTACCGCGACCGCAGGCCGGACGCGTACGGTCCGCTGGTGGCGCCCTGA